From Mycolicibacterium nivoides, a single genomic window includes:
- a CDS encoding IclR family transcriptional regulator produces MAAEKPGETPSAVIDRVSLVLDVFEGSARLTLAEIVRRTGLPRSSAHRLLERLVHLRWLRRDGRDYELGMRLVELGSLALHQDRIHRAAIPLLRDLHRATGLVVHLAVLDGSDVVYLEKIGGQMVAAIPTRIGGRQPAHCTAVGKAILADNSSVEVNLASRLTRFSISTERQLEAELAKVRAHGVAFEREESLTGFGCVAAPIGPAGAAVAAVSVCGPMSRMAFDQRLAAPVRMTAMGIWRNAEDGPHRVVPTLQPVRPLRVGSTVGPRTSATLVPA; encoded by the coding sequence ATGGCTGCCGAGAAGCCGGGTGAGACGCCCAGCGCTGTCATCGACCGGGTTTCCCTGGTTCTCGATGTCTTCGAGGGATCTGCCCGACTGACGTTGGCCGAGATCGTGCGCCGGACCGGTCTGCCACGATCGTCGGCCCACCGCCTCCTCGAGCGCCTGGTGCATCTTCGTTGGCTCCGGCGAGACGGCCGCGACTACGAGTTGGGCATGCGACTCGTCGAACTGGGATCACTGGCGCTGCACCAGGACCGCATCCACCGTGCCGCGATCCCCTTGCTTCGCGATCTGCACAGGGCCACCGGACTGGTCGTCCACCTGGCGGTACTCGACGGATCCGACGTCGTATACCTGGAGAAGATCGGCGGTCAGATGGTGGCAGCCATTCCGACACGTATCGGGGGTCGGCAGCCCGCACACTGTACGGCGGTGGGCAAGGCGATCCTGGCCGACAATTCATCGGTCGAGGTCAATCTGGCCTCGCGGTTGACGCGGTTTTCGATCAGCACGGAACGGCAGCTGGAAGCCGAGTTGGCAAAGGTCCGTGCCCACGGCGTCGCATTCGAGCGGGAGGAATCGCTCACCGGATTCGGTTGTGTGGCAGCACCGATCGGTCCGGCAGGCGCAGCCGTCGCGGCGGTGTCGGTGTGTGGTCCGATGAGCCGGATGGCATTCGACCAGCGACTGGCTGCCCCGGTGCGGATGACGGCCATGGGCATCTGGCGCAATGCCGAAGATGGGCCTCATCGCGTGGTCCCCACCTTGCAGCCCGTCCGGCCACTCCGCGTCGGCAGCACCGTCGGGCCGCGGACCTCGGCCACCTTGGTCCCGGCATGA
- a CDS encoding alpha/beta hydrolase, protein MTLDPQIAGLIEALDSGFPPVHTMTGAQARAAIHSRFVANPQPEPVASVADHQVPVDNGRIDVRVYRPDASEPLPLLVYAHGGGFVFCDLDSHDGLCRNLANLVPAVVVSVDYRLAPEHRWPTAAEDLYAATRWAVDHAADFGADPSRVVVGGDSAGGNLAAVTTLMARDRGGPNLAAQLLLYPVISAVFDTDSYRLFGRGFYNPRPALQWYWDQYVPQVGDRQNPYASPLHGDLHGLPPAVVILAGHDPLRDEGIAYADALEAAGVPVSRRPFEGGIHGFMTMPMLDIAHQARREASRALGDLLGA, encoded by the coding sequence ATGACGCTCGATCCACAGATCGCCGGATTGATCGAGGCACTGGATTCAGGCTTCCCACCGGTGCACACGATGACCGGCGCGCAGGCCCGCGCCGCGATCCACAGCCGGTTCGTCGCCAACCCCCAGCCCGAGCCGGTGGCCTCGGTTGCCGACCACCAGGTACCTGTCGACAACGGTCGTATCGATGTGAGGGTCTACCGTCCCGATGCATCCGAACCGCTGCCGCTGCTGGTGTACGCCCATGGCGGCGGATTCGTGTTCTGCGATCTCGACAGCCACGACGGGCTTTGCCGCAACCTTGCCAATCTCGTTCCGGCTGTGGTGGTTTCGGTGGACTACCGGCTTGCCCCCGAGCACCGCTGGCCGACCGCCGCCGAGGACCTCTATGCCGCCACCCGCTGGGCGGTCGATCATGCAGCCGATTTCGGCGCCGACCCGTCACGCGTCGTGGTGGGCGGCGACAGCGCAGGAGGCAACCTCGCTGCAGTGACCACCTTGATGGCCCGCGACCGCGGTGGGCCGAACCTGGCGGCACAACTCCTGCTGTACCCGGTGATCTCCGCGGTTTTCGATACCGACTCCTACCGGCTGTTCGGCCGGGGCTTCTACAATCCGCGCCCGGCACTGCAGTGGTACTGGGACCAGTACGTCCCCCAGGTCGGAGACCGGCAAAACCCTTACGCCTCACCGTTACACGGCGACCTCCATGGCTTGCCGCCGGCCGTCGTGATTCTCGCCGGCCACGATCCCCTGCGTGACGAAGGCATCGCCTATGCCGACGCGTTGGAGGCGGCCGGGGTGCCCGTAAGCCGGCGCCCCTTCGAGGGGGGCATCCACGGTTTCATGACGATGCCGATGCTCGACATCGCCCACCAGGCCCGGCGAGAGGCCAGCCGGGCGCTAGGTGACCTGCTCGGCGCTTAG
- a CDS encoding NADH:flavin oxidoreductase produces the protein MTDPFSPAQLGPVTLRNRVIKAATSEGRSPDGLVTDDLIDFHRGFAEGGVGMTTVAYCCVSPQGASAPGQIVMDSKALPGLRRLADAVHGAGAAISAQLGHAGVVAQKKLTGVTAVAPSRFINPTSFAYCREITRAEIAHVIDQFGDAAQVAVDAGFDAVELHFGHLYLPSSFLSPLINRRKDEYGGDIDNRSRFVREIAARVREVVGDRVAVIAKLDMDDGLPGSIWIDEALRTAQLLDADATLDAIELTQGSSVYKPMYLFRGDVPVKEFAKVMPPALRPAVRLVGKQTMGVYPYRDLYMLEAARQFVPLMRNTKLILLGGINDREHLETGMREGFDFFAMGRALLREPDRVNTMIAEPGSRSRCNHNNKCMVTVFSRTHCVLDPDQRYGAVLSAEQVT, from the coding sequence ATGACCGATCCGTTCAGCCCGGCCCAGCTCGGGCCCGTGACGCTGCGCAACCGAGTGATCAAGGCCGCCACGTCGGAAGGCCGCTCACCCGATGGGCTGGTCACCGACGACCTCATCGATTTCCATCGCGGCTTCGCAGAGGGCGGCGTCGGAATGACCACCGTGGCTTACTGCTGTGTGTCTCCCCAGGGTGCGAGCGCACCCGGCCAGATCGTCATGGACAGCAAGGCTCTGCCGGGACTGCGCCGGCTCGCCGACGCGGTACACGGTGCGGGGGCGGCTATTTCGGCGCAGCTGGGCCATGCCGGGGTGGTGGCGCAGAAAAAGCTGACCGGTGTCACCGCCGTGGCACCGAGTAGATTCATCAACCCGACCTCCTTCGCCTATTGCCGTGAGATCACCCGCGCCGAAATCGCCCACGTGATCGACCAGTTCGGCGACGCCGCGCAGGTAGCGGTCGATGCCGGATTCGATGCCGTCGAACTGCATTTCGGGCATCTCTACCTGCCCAGCTCGTTTCTGAGTCCGCTGATCAATCGTCGCAAGGATGAGTACGGCGGCGATATCGACAACCGATCGCGGTTCGTACGGGAGATCGCGGCGCGGGTGCGTGAGGTGGTCGGCGATCGGGTCGCGGTGATCGCCAAACTGGACATGGACGACGGGCTTCCGGGCAGCATCTGGATCGACGAGGCGTTGCGGACTGCCCAACTTCTCGACGCCGATGCCACCCTCGACGCCATCGAACTGACTCAGGGCTCGTCGGTGTACAAGCCCATGTACCTGTTCCGCGGCGACGTCCCGGTCAAGGAGTTCGCGAAGGTGATGCCGCCGGCATTGCGGCCGGCAGTCCGGCTGGTGGGCAAGCAGACGATGGGTGTCTATCCGTATCGGGACCTCTACATGCTGGAGGCCGCGCGGCAGTTCGTGCCGCTCATGCGCAACACCAAACTGATTCTGCTGGGCGGCATCAACGATCGCGAACACCTTGAGACGGGCATGCGGGAAGGATTCGATTTCTTCGCCATGGGCCGGGCGTTGCTGCGTGAACCGGACCGGGTCAACACGATGATCGCCGAGCCCGGCTCACGCAGCCGTTGCAACCACAACAACAAGTGCATGGTGACGGTGTTCAGCCGCACCCACTGCGTCCTCGACCCTGACCAGCGCTACGGCGCCGTGCTAAGCGCCGAGCAGGTCACCTAG
- a CDS encoding Dabb family protein, whose translation MAEVFVIDRVVTRPGCAQKFIDAYLAGYAPGARDRGMTLRDVVVSPPIWFDDRSNVVTVTWTLPSPQAWWQMTWQGRPDPAVARWWDSITDLVVERTRDVASAAEAVDAPAAHVPTDTSTGSATLGVTRLVDVDESERGRVVGALRDAAERSGASRALVEPTLPGSRNGGDILVHLRFPNEHAWEKSNFDDALTDPAISRVNGVIYRGTPIRRSSGTVYRALLLRVPAEVGAETVAAFESELSMMPRYVPTITAWQLSRVEQAIGTTEWTHVFEQEFTDVDGLMGPYLMHPIHWAVVDRWFDPETTDIIVRDRVCHSFCELPGPVLE comes from the coding sequence ATGGCCGAGGTTTTCGTGATCGATCGGGTAGTCACCAGGCCGGGCTGCGCCCAGAAGTTCATCGATGCCTACTTGGCCGGGTATGCCCCGGGTGCCCGTGATCGCGGCATGACACTGCGCGACGTCGTGGTCAGCCCACCCATCTGGTTCGACGACCGATCCAACGTGGTCACCGTTACCTGGACGCTGCCCAGCCCCCAGGCCTGGTGGCAGATGACCTGGCAGGGCCGGCCCGACCCCGCCGTTGCGCGGTGGTGGGACAGCATCACCGATCTGGTGGTGGAACGGACTCGCGATGTCGCGTCTGCGGCCGAGGCAGTCGATGCCCCTGCCGCACACGTCCCGACCGACACATCGACCGGTTCAGCCACACTCGGGGTCACCCGCCTGGTCGACGTCGACGAGTCCGAACGCGGCCGCGTCGTGGGCGCCCTACGCGACGCCGCCGAACGCAGCGGCGCGTCGAGAGCGTTGGTAGAGCCGACACTGCCGGGTTCACGCAATGGCGGCGACATCCTGGTCCATCTGCGGTTTCCAAACGAACATGCCTGGGAGAAAAGCAATTTCGACGATGCGCTGACGGATCCGGCGATCTCGCGCGTGAATGGGGTGATCTACCGGGGGACTCCGATCCGCCGCAGCAGTGGCACCGTGTACCGCGCGCTGCTGCTGCGTGTACCCGCCGAGGTGGGGGCCGAGACCGTCGCAGCATTCGAGAGTGAACTGTCGATGATGCCCCGATACGTCCCCACCATCACCGCGTGGCAGCTCAGCCGGGTCGAGCAGGCCATCGGCACCACCGAATGGACCCACGTCTTCGAACAGGAATTCACCGACGTCGACGGACTGATGGGCCCCTATCTCATGCATCCGATCCACTGGGCGGTGGTCGACCGTTGGTTCGATCCCGAGACCACCGACATCATTGTCCGCGACCGGGTATGCCACAGCTTCTGCGAACTGCCTGGCCCCGTACTCGAATAG
- a CDS encoding SDR family NAD(P)-dependent oxidoreductase has product MSQMLSGRTALVTGSSRGIGRAIAQRLAAEGATVAVTARSYTPTPSTRAGVTEAIPGTIEETIALIEDAGGSAFGVAADLEDSAARDGLIQAVVERTGRLDILVNNAGYADYSVIEDMPVETFDRTVEHYLKAPFALTKAVVPHMRKQGAGWIVNIGSVTGVAPVRPYRDYNKTAGDVIYASCKAALHRFTQGVAAELLDADIAVNCVGPSTAVRTPGAASLIPDSFPTEPVEYLAETVLAMCHLPATERTGLVAFSLHYPWSQQLPVHSLDGNTVLPPLQPPAAVNPNILPAGV; this is encoded by the coding sequence ATGAGTCAGATGCTTTCCGGCAGAACAGCGTTGGTGACCGGCAGTAGTCGCGGCATCGGGCGTGCCATCGCACAGAGGTTGGCGGCGGAAGGCGCCACGGTGGCGGTCACCGCACGCTCCTATACCCCGACACCGTCCACGCGGGCCGGAGTCACCGAGGCAATCCCGGGGACGATCGAGGAGACCATCGCTCTCATTGAAGACGCCGGGGGCTCGGCCTTCGGAGTGGCTGCCGATCTCGAAGACAGCGCCGCCCGTGACGGCCTGATCCAGGCTGTCGTCGAGCGCACCGGCCGGCTCGACATCCTGGTCAACAACGCCGGCTACGCCGACTATTCGGTCATCGAGGACATGCCGGTCGAGACCTTCGACCGCACCGTGGAGCATTATCTGAAGGCACCGTTCGCGTTGACGAAAGCGGTTGTGCCGCACATGCGTAAACAGGGCGCAGGGTGGATCGTCAACATCGGCTCGGTGACCGGGGTGGCCCCGGTGCGGCCGTACCGCGACTACAACAAGACGGCGGGCGACGTGATCTATGCGTCGTGCAAGGCTGCGTTGCACCGGTTCACCCAGGGGGTGGCCGCCGAGCTGCTGGATGCCGACATTGCGGTGAACTGCGTCGGGCCGTCGACGGCGGTGCGCACGCCGGGCGCGGCGTCGCTGATTCCGGACAGCTTTCCGACCGAACCGGTCGAGTACCTGGCCGAAACGGTGTTGGCGATGTGTCACCTGCCTGCGACCGAGCGGACCGGTCTGGTGGCGTTCAGCCTGCACTACCCGTGGTCGCAACAACTTCCGGTGCACTCGCTGGACGGCAACACAGTATTGCCGCCGCTGCAGCCGCCTGCCGCTGTGAATCCGAACATCCTGCCGGCGGGGGTCTAG
- a CDS encoding flavin-containing monooxygenase: MTATTESSSLADRAPDPDDLRAHLLEADPGVLVAVLAQMTGDPAVIDRYASKIDHVPDPPERAGTTDTQTAETLADEIAAALGRPRRVGALPVDDREFFARLLPIALGGPVDDEHVDLLLEQGGFRPSQPTLPRTTPIPSSTTVAIIGAGIAGIAVALAAAEEGVHFEIFDRNDEVGGTWLTTRYPGIGVDTPSAYYSLSREVNPDWSNYYPQGAEYQAYLVSLADKHDLRRHIRFGTEVEALWWDEQRQQWEIHSRRADGTRSIDYATVVVTAAGYLNRPRFPDIEGRDTFAGTSIHSAQWDPSLELAGKKVAIIGAGCTAVQIVDACVEEVEHLTVFQRQPHWVAPRRRLSDEVPEHRRYLGKALPYYAMWHRLKSYWGTADNNYPVILRDSEWSETHLSISPANDVLLKMCQEYIDRTFGAGTELAQKVTPDFAPYGKRIIRDPGGYYAALTRDHVEVEASEPAQVNERGIVTADGRQIDLDLIIYATGYHLDFLSTIDIRGRDGKTLVQEWGDSPRAYRGGAVAGFPNLFITSAPNYSPGHGAGANFSMEVLAHYIVECLQLMALRGASTMEVTQRAYDEYVAGIDEAMQRTVWCHTPNAHTYYRSGSGRVVVATPFRLVDIWQQHRAPIEEDFVLR; the protein is encoded by the coding sequence ATGACCGCTACCACTGAATCCTCGTCACTCGCGGATCGCGCCCCAGACCCTGACGACCTGCGCGCCCATCTCCTGGAGGCGGACCCTGGTGTCCTGGTCGCGGTGTTGGCCCAGATGACGGGTGATCCGGCGGTCATCGATCGGTACGCATCCAAGATCGATCACGTTCCCGATCCGCCCGAGCGCGCTGGAACGACCGATACTCAGACCGCCGAGACGCTGGCCGACGAAATCGCCGCCGCCCTCGGCCGGCCGCGTCGGGTTGGCGCGCTGCCGGTGGACGATCGCGAGTTCTTCGCCCGTCTGCTCCCGATTGCGCTGGGTGGTCCCGTCGACGACGAACACGTCGACCTGCTGCTGGAGCAAGGCGGATTCCGCCCGTCTCAGCCGACGTTGCCGCGCACCACGCCGATTCCCTCTTCCACCACGGTGGCGATCATCGGCGCCGGCATCGCCGGTATCGCGGTCGCGCTGGCCGCTGCCGAAGAGGGCGTGCATTTCGAGATCTTCGACCGCAACGATGAGGTGGGTGGCACCTGGCTGACCACAAGGTATCCCGGCATCGGGGTGGATACGCCTTCGGCGTACTACTCGCTGTCACGCGAGGTGAACCCGGACTGGTCGAATTACTATCCGCAGGGCGCGGAATATCAGGCCTACCTGGTCTCGTTGGCCGACAAGCACGATCTGCGTCGCCACATCCGCTTCGGCACCGAGGTGGAGGCACTGTGGTGGGACGAGCAGCGTCAGCAGTGGGAGATCCACTCCCGTCGCGCTGACGGAACCCGGAGCATCGACTACGCGACTGTCGTCGTCACCGCGGCCGGCTATCTCAACCGACCGCGATTCCCCGACATCGAGGGACGAGACACCTTCGCCGGCACCAGCATTCACTCCGCGCAGTGGGACCCTTCACTGGAGCTGGCAGGCAAGAAGGTGGCCATCATCGGCGCCGGTTGCACAGCCGTGCAGATCGTCGACGCCTGCGTCGAGGAGGTCGAACACCTGACAGTCTTCCAGCGGCAGCCGCACTGGGTCGCCCCTCGCCGGCGCCTGTCGGATGAAGTCCCCGAACATCGGCGCTATCTGGGCAAAGCGTTGCCCTACTACGCGATGTGGCACCGACTCAAGTCGTACTGGGGAACGGCGGACAACAACTACCCGGTCATTCTGCGGGACTCCGAGTGGTCCGAGACTCACCTGTCGATTTCGCCGGCCAACGATGTGCTGCTCAAGATGTGTCAGGAGTACATCGACCGGACTTTTGGTGCCGGAACCGAATTGGCGCAGAAGGTGACGCCGGATTTTGCTCCGTACGGCAAGCGGATCATCCGCGACCCCGGCGGTTACTATGCCGCGCTGACCCGTGACCACGTCGAAGTGGAGGCCAGTGAACCCGCTCAAGTCAACGAGAGGGGCATCGTCACCGCCGACGGCCGCCAGATTGACCTCGATCTCATCATCTACGCCACCGGTTACCACCTGGATTTCCTGTCCACCATCGATATTCGCGGCCGCGACGGCAAGACTCTGGTCCAGGAATGGGGCGACAGCCCGCGGGCATATCGAGGGGGCGCGGTCGCAGGGTTCCCGAATCTGTTCATCACCTCGGCGCCGAACTACAGCCCGGGCCATGGTGCAGGCGCCAATTTCTCGATGGAAGTGCTGGCGCACTACATCGTGGAGTGCCTGCAACTGATGGCTTTGCGCGGGGCGTCGACGATGGAGGTCACCCAACGTGCATACGACGAGTACGTCGCAGGGATAGACGAGGCGATGCAGCGCACGGTCTGGTGCCATACGCCCAACGCTCACACCTACTACCGCTCAGGGTCGGGCCGGGTTGTGGTGGCCACACCGTTCCGACTGGTGGATATCTGGCAGCAACACCGAGCCCCGATCGAAGAGGATTTCGTCCTCCGATGA
- a CDS encoding acyl-CoA synthetase, with protein sequence MHSDDLAAVIARARSHSLADIPRRSARKQPEKTAIIDGDVALSFAEFDHLVDRAAAALHENGLLPGDRLALLSRNCWQYTVLAFATARAGVVLVPINFMLMPEEISYILGHSQAAGFIVEADLIPVAEQAMAVGTAVRTKAALVPSGQSCPGWPDFAEWLTTIADVPDIRIDDDQLLRVMYTSGTESRPKGVMHSSRSLMWQYISTIVAGSMSGDDVEIHSLPLYHCAQLDNFLATDIYLGATSIILPRPDPELVLRTIERHGVTNYFAPPTVWISLLRSSVFDEVDLSSLRKGYYGASPMPTEILHEMRRRLPNLRLWNFYGQTEMAPLASALGPAEQDAHAGAAGRPVVNVETVILDDNDVPVESGTVGEIAHRSPHLMLGYLDDEDKTAQAFAGGWFHSGDLGFYDEHGLLHVVDRKKDMIKTGGENVASREVEEVLYRHNGVEEVAVFGVAHPVWVEAVVAAVVTRAGSSLTEEDVLRHCRDHLAGFKTPKQIFFVDSLPKNPSGKLLKRDLRQRFSLEFQSN encoded by the coding sequence ATGCATTCCGACGACCTTGCCGCCGTCATCGCCCGGGCCCGTAGCCACAGCCTCGCAGATATCCCCCGCCGGTCGGCGCGCAAGCAACCTGAGAAGACCGCCATCATCGACGGCGACGTCGCCCTGAGTTTTGCCGAGTTCGATCACCTGGTGGATCGCGCCGCCGCCGCATTGCACGAGAACGGGTTACTCCCCGGTGACCGACTCGCATTGTTGTCGCGCAACTGCTGGCAGTACACGGTGCTGGCCTTCGCCACCGCCCGCGCCGGCGTGGTGCTGGTTCCGATCAATTTCATGCTGATGCCGGAGGAGATCTCGTACATCCTCGGCCACAGCCAGGCCGCTGGATTCATCGTCGAGGCCGACCTGATCCCGGTGGCCGAACAGGCCATGGCCGTGGGAACAGCGGTTCGCACGAAGGCAGCACTCGTGCCCTCCGGCCAGTCATGTCCTGGCTGGCCCGATTTCGCCGAATGGCTGACCACCATCGCGGACGTTCCGGACATCCGGATCGATGACGATCAGCTGCTGCGGGTGATGTACACCAGCGGCACCGAATCGCGGCCCAAAGGCGTCATGCACAGCAGTCGCAGCTTGATGTGGCAGTACATCAGCACCATCGTGGCCGGTTCCATGTCCGGCGACGATGTCGAGATCCACTCCCTGCCCCTGTATCACTGCGCGCAGCTGGACAACTTCCTGGCGACCGACATCTACCTGGGAGCAACCAGCATCATCCTGCCCAGGCCGGACCCGGAGCTGGTACTTCGGACGATCGAACGACATGGCGTCACGAATTACTTTGCGCCACCTACGGTGTGGATCAGCCTGCTGCGCAGTTCCGTGTTCGACGAGGTAGACCTGTCCAGCCTGCGCAAGGGGTACTACGGGGCCTCACCGATGCCTACCGAGATCCTGCACGAGATGCGTAGACGGCTGCCGAATCTGCGGCTGTGGAACTTCTACGGCCAGACGGAGATGGCTCCCCTGGCCTCAGCTCTGGGCCCTGCCGAGCAGGATGCCCACGCAGGGGCTGCGGGGCGTCCCGTGGTCAACGTCGAAACGGTGATCCTCGATGACAACGACGTGCCGGTCGAGTCCGGCACCGTCGGTGAAATCGCCCACCGCAGTCCACATCTGATGCTGGGCTACCTCGACGACGAGGACAAGACGGCCCAGGCCTTCGCCGGCGGTTGGTTCCATTCCGGCGATCTGGGCTTCTATGACGAGCACGGCCTGCTGCACGTCGTCGATCGAAAGAAGGACATGATCAAAACCGGCGGCGAAAACGTCGCCAGCCGCGAGGTCGAAGAAGTTCTCTACCGGCACAACGGCGTCGAGGAAGTAGCCGTATTCGGCGTGGCGCACCCCGTCTGGGTTGAGGCTGTGGTCGCCGCGGTGGTAACCCGGGCCGGCTCCAGCCTGACCGAAGAAGACGTTCTGCGTCACTGCCGCGACCACCTCGCCGGCTTCAAGACCCCCAAGCAGATCTTCTTTGTCGATTCGCTGCCAAAGAACCCCAGCGGCAAATTGCTCAAACGCGACCTGCGACAGCGGTTCAGCCTCGAATTCCAAAGCAACTGA
- a CDS encoding zinc-binding dehydrogenase has translation MYQGRIARFDEPGKPFQIETVTLPEVGPGEILIRVLRANICGSDVHAWHGTFATRGLGGQLPTVLGHEMVGAIEVLGDGVSADSNGKPLAEGTRVVFPYFYCCHTCRNCLAGRRNACLNLKMAMLGRADEPPYFVGGYGDYYLLPAGAVIYTVPDTLSDDIAAGANCALSQVMYGLERVDLQLGEHVVVQGAGALGLYAVAVAKARGAANVIAIDGVSERLELATAFGADSVIDLSEVATPKDRAKAVRKLTDGQGADVVVEVVGHPSAIDEGLQMLAQFGRYVEIGNINIGKTFEFDPSRFVFTNKTMVGVSLYDPAVLSRALTFLDLHQHHLPFERLAAASYSLDDINEAFSAADGKRDIRASLIP, from the coding sequence ATGTACCAGGGACGGATCGCGCGATTCGACGAACCAGGCAAACCATTCCAGATCGAAACGGTCACCCTGCCCGAAGTCGGGCCGGGGGAAATCCTGATCCGGGTCCTCCGGGCGAACATCTGTGGATCAGACGTGCATGCCTGGCACGGCACCTTCGCCACCCGCGGTTTGGGTGGACAGCTACCGACCGTGCTGGGTCACGAGATGGTGGGCGCCATCGAGGTGCTGGGCGACGGAGTATCCGCCGACTCCAACGGCAAACCCTTGGCCGAAGGCACGCGAGTGGTGTTCCCGTACTTCTACTGCTGCCACACGTGCCGTAACTGTCTGGCGGGGCGCCGTAACGCCTGCCTGAACCTGAAAATGGCGATGTTGGGCCGCGCCGACGAACCGCCCTATTTCGTCGGCGGATACGGCGACTACTACCTGTTGCCTGCCGGCGCAGTGATTTACACGGTTCCCGATACCCTGAGCGACGACATCGCCGCGGGCGCCAACTGCGCACTGTCACAGGTCATGTACGGACTTGAACGCGTCGACCTGCAGCTCGGCGAGCACGTCGTGGTTCAGGGAGCCGGAGCCCTGGGTCTCTACGCGGTGGCCGTCGCCAAGGCGCGCGGCGCAGCCAACGTCATCGCGATCGACGGCGTGTCCGAAAGACTCGAGTTGGCAACCGCATTCGGTGCCGACTCGGTGATCGACCTCAGCGAAGTCGCCACGCCCAAGGACCGGGCCAAAGCAGTACGTAAGTTGACCGACGGCCAGGGTGCCGACGTGGTGGTCGAGGTCGTCGGACACCCGTCGGCCATCGACGAGGGCCTGCAGATGCTCGCCCAGTTCGGCCGTTACGTCGAGATCGGCAACATCAACATCGGCAAGACCTTCGAGTTCGACCCGTCACGGTTCGTCTTCACCAACAAGACCATGGTCGGGGTCTCCCTCTATGACCCGGCAGTCCTGTCCCGCGCGTTGACCTTCCTCGACCTTCATCAACACCATCTGCCGTTCGAGCGTCTCGCCGCGGCGTCGTACTCGCTCGACGACATCAACGAAGCGTTCAGCGCAGCCGACGGCAAGCGCGATATCCGCGCCAGCCTGATTCCCTGA